One Brassica oleracea var. oleracea cultivar TO1000 chromosome C7, BOL, whole genome shotgun sequence genomic window carries:
- the LOC106301458 gene encoding transmembrane protein 230-like: protein MAYVDHAFSISDEDMMIETSYTVNNRPPVKEIALAVALLVFGALGIVSGFFMAYNRVGGDRGHGIFFIVLGCLLFIPGFYYTRIAYYAYKGYQGFSFSNIPPV, encoded by the exons ATGGCGTACGTGGACCATGCGTTCTCGATATCGGACGAGGACATGATGATCGAGACGTCATACACCGTGAACAACCGGCCGCCGGTAAAGGAGATCGCGCTCGCGGTGGCTCTCCTCGTGTTCGGAGCCTTAGGAATCGTATCCGGCTTCTTCATGGCGTACAATCGAGTCGGCGGTGATCGAGGCCACG GAATTTTCTTCATCGTCCTCGGGTGTCTTCTGTTCATCCCAGGGTTTTACTACACACGGATCGCGTACTATGCTTACAAAGGATACCAAGGCTTCTCCTTCTCTAACATACCCCCAGTTTAG
- the LOC106301457 gene encoding putative oligosaccharyltransferase complex subunit CG9662, with the protein MAPRTGSTSTGSAMSETSVESSIDPLFHLLRTIPFSFLRPPRLRLKLPSFTLPSPMAVFSLILLTYFLVISGFIYDVIVEPPGIGSTQDPVTGAIRPVVFMSGRVNGQYIIEGLSSGFMFVMGGVGIIMLDLALDKNRAKSVKASYATAGVSSIVIGYVMSMLFIRIKIPGYLH; encoded by the coding sequence ATGGCTCCGAGAACCGGCTCCACATCCACCGGATCCGCCATGTCAGAAACCTCCGTCGAATCCTCAATCGACCCTCTCTTCCACCTCCTCCGCACCATCCCCTTCTCCTTCCTCCGGCCGCCGCGTCTCCGCCTCAAGCTCCCTTCCTTCACACTCCCATCTCCGATGGCCGTCTTCTCCCTGATCCTCCTCACCTACTTCCTCGTCATCTCCGGATTCATCTACGACGTGATCGTCGAGCCTCCAGGCATCGGATCGACCCAGGACCCAGTCACGGGAGCGATCCGCCCCGTCGTGTTCATGTCGGGTCGGGTCAACGGGCAGTACATAATCGAGGGGCTCTCGTCGGGGTTCATGTTCGTGATGGGCGGGGTCGGGATCATAATGCTGGATCTGGCGCTGGATAAGAATCGAGCTAAGAGTGTTAAGGCTTCGTACGCTACGGCGGGAGTCTCGTCGATTGTGATTGGTTATGTGATGAGTATGCTCTTTATTAGGATTAAGATCCCTGGTTATCTTCATTAG
- the LOC106301456 gene encoding plant intracellular Ras-group-related LRR protein 7, with protein MICEEAYQYQQLHAQNDHMMTMMMMDLSQSPLSSPILSNNTDNNEEERLEDVNLSCMALQSLPNHSLNLGIICKLDLSNNHIKNIPESLTARLLNLISLDIHSNQIKALPNSIGCLSKLKILNVSGNFLVYLPKTIQNCRSLEELNANFNELIRLPDSIGLELTNLRKLCVNSNKLITLPTSITYLTSLRVLDARLNCLMILPEDLENLINLEILNVSQNFQYLTALPSSIGLLMNLLELDISYNKITVLPESIGCMRRLRKLSAEGNPIVSPPIEVVEQSLQAVREYLSQKMNGRLVNASPKKKSWGFRKLVKYGTFNGRSRAWTREEREGLIMPEYRPIDILASNRFPGITPRSIFSPRTYFSR; from the exons ATGATATGCGAAGAGGCATATCAGTATCAACAACTCCATGCACAAAATGATCACATGATGACAATGATGATGATGGACTTGAGCCAATCACCACTCTCATCACCCATATTATCAAACAATACTGACAACAATGAGGAAGAGAGGCTAGAGGATGTGAATTTGAGTTGCATGGCATTACAATCTCTCCCAAATCATTCCCTCAATTTGGGAATTATTTGCAAGCTTGATCTCTCCAACAATCATATCAAG AATATACCAGAATCTCTAACAGCGAGATTACTTAACTTGATATCATTAGATATTCACTCAAACCAGATCAAAGCTCTTCCAAACTCCATTGGTTGTCTCTCTAAGCTCAAGATCCTTAATGTCTCCGGCAACTTTCTCGTTTACCTCCCCAAAACTATTCAAAATTGCAG GTCACTCGAAGAACTAAACGCCAACTTCAACGAGCTGATTAGACTACCAGACTCAATCGGGTTAGAACTAACCAACCTAAGGAAGCTCTGCGTCAACTCAAACAAGCTCATCACCCTACCAACCTCCATCACCTACCTCACCTCCCTCCGTGTCCTCGACGCTCGTCTCAACTGCCTAATGATCCTCCCCGAGGACCTCGAGAACCTCATCAACCTCGAGATCCTCAACGTCAGCCAAAACTTCCAGTACCTCACCGCGCTCCCATCTTCCATCGGCCTTCTCATGAACCTCCTCGAGCTAGACATCAGCTACAACAAGATCACGGTCTTGCCCGAGTCCATCGGATGCATGAGGCGGCTGAGGAAGCTGAGCGCTGAGGGAAACCCGATCGTGTCCCCACCGATAGAGGTGGTGGAGCAGAGCTTGCAGGCGGTGAGAGAGTATCTGAGCCAGAAGATGAACGGTAGGCTGGTGAACGCATCGCCGAAGAAGAAGTCGTGGGGGTTCCGTAAACTGGTGAAGTATGGAACGTTCAATGGAAGATCAAGGGCTTGGACTAGGGAAGAGAGAGAAGGGCTGATAATGCCTGAGTACCGTCCCATTGATATCTTGGCTTCGAATAGGTTCCCTGGTATCACACCTCGGAGTATCTTCTCTCCAAGAACCTATTTCAGCAGATAA
- the LOC106304560 gene encoding choline monooxygenase, chloroplastic encodes MMTMLATITPQSSTLKSTTTGYLNLHLKFSVSVSQSARRRCLDQSLFCTRDPISSSSRVVAAASNTSNLVEEFDPEIPVERALTPPSSWYTDHQFHHDELDRVFYGGWQVVGCSNQIKDNRDFFTGRLGEVEFVVCRDDDGTINAFHNVCSHHASILASGSGRKSCFVCPYHGWTYSLNGSLVKATRTTGIENSALNEMGLKPLRVAVWGPFVLLKVTQATWKKEEDVESDGLVASEWLGSSAGRLSEGGVDSHLSFICRREYTIDCNWKVFCDNYLDGGYHVPYAHKGLMSGLDLETYSTTLFERVSIQECGGGGSKAGEEDGGFDRLGSQALYAFVYPNFMINRYGPWVDTNLVIPLGPRKCKVVFDYFLDPSLKDDEAFIRRSLEESERVQMEDAVLCENVQRGLESPAYDKGRYALVEKAMHHFHCLLHRNLKI; translated from the exons ATGATGACGATGCTGGCCACGATAACGCCACAGTCGTCAACTCTGAAATCCACCACCACTGGATACCTCAACCTTCATCTTAAATTCAGCGTCTCAGTCTCTCAATCTGCTCGGAGAAGATGTCTCGACCAGTCTCTGTTCTGCACCCGTGATCCAATCTCTTCGAGCAGCAGAGTCGTCGCTGCTGCTTCCAATACAAGTAACCTCGTGGAGGAGTTTGATCCGGAGATCCCTGTGGAGAGAGCGCTGACTCCTCCGAGCTCGTGGTACACTGATCATCAATTCCACCATGATGAGCTCGATCGAGTGTTCTATGGAGGATGGCAAGTCGTAG GATGCTCTAATCAGATTAAGGATAATCGCGACTTTTTCACCGGGAG GCTTGGGGAGGTGGAGTTTGTGGTGTGCAGAGATGATGATGGGACGATTAATGCTTTCCATAATGTATGCTCTCACCATGCATCTATCTTGGCTTCTGGAAGTGGGAGAAAGTCTTGCTTTGTTTGCCCTTATCAC GGATGGACTTATAGCTTGAACGGGTCGCTTGTCAAAGCTACTAGAACGACTGGGATAGAGAACTCTGCTTTGAAT GAAATGGGACTCAAGCCTCTAAGAGTAGCTGTATGGGGACCTTTTGTTCTCCTCAAGGTGACACAAGCCACATGGAAGAAGGAAGAAGATGTTGAGAGTGATGGATTAGTGGCGTCTGAGTGGCTAGGTTCTTCTGCAGGGAGGTTGAGTGAAGGTGGAGTTGATTCCCACCTTAGTTTCATATGTAGACGTGAGTACACTATCGATTGTAATTGGAAG GTGTTTTGTGATAATTACTTAGATGGTGGCTATCATGTACCTTATGCACATAAAGGTTTGATGTCAGGCCTCGACCTCGAAACCTATTCTACAACG TTATTTGAAAGGGTTAGTATCCAAGAATGTGGAGGTGGTGGATCCAAGGCTGGTGAAGAAGACGGTGGTTTCGATAGGCTTGGATCTCAAGCTCTATACGCTTTCGTCTACCCAAATTTCATGATAAATAG GTATGGACCATGGGTGGACACAAATCTAGTGATACCTTTAGGACCAAGGAAATGCAAAGTTGTCTTCGACTATTTTCTTGATCCTTCTTTAAAG GATGATGAAGCTTTCATCAGGAGAAGTCTGGAAGAGAGCGAGAGAGTTCAG ATGGAAGATGCTGTCTTGTGTGAGAATGTTCAAAGGGGTCTCGAATCTCCAGCTTATGACAAAGGAAGATATGCTCTTGTGGAGAAAGCAATGCACCATTTCCACTGTCTGCTACATCGGAATCTCAAAATCTGA